One part of the Ziziphus jujuba cultivar Dongzao chromosome 2, ASM3175591v1 genome encodes these proteins:
- the LOC107418248 gene encoding autophagy-related protein 16 isoform X2, translated as MSQDEIARNAIKHALKALRKRHLLEEGAHAPAFIALSKPILSQGSEWKEKAENLELELQQCYKAQSRLSEQLVVEVAESRSSKALLQEKEAAISDLQEKLTQTRDECYELKADLEEKFKALDLVLSENKEIRAQLEEITIKAKNAEAENKMLVDRWMLEKMKDAERLNEANALYEEMVERLKASGLEKLARQQVDGVVRRSEDGAEYFMESYVPSQCKHRIHAHEGGCASILFEYNSGKLITGGQDRTIKTWDANTGNLSRTLYGCLGSVLDLSITHDNKWIIAASSSNNLYVWDVNSGRVHHTLTGHKDKVCAVDVSRVSSRHVVSAAYDRSIKVWDLQKGYCINTIIFYSHCNTLCFSMDGRTICSGHADGNLRLWDIQTGKLLSEVAAHSSAVTSISLSRNGNAVLTSGKDNIHNIFDMRSLEVCATLRAAGNRASSNWSRSCLSPDDNYVAAGSADGTVYIWSISKADIVGTLKEHTASVLCCSWSGLGKPLASADKNGIVCTWA; from the exons AT GTCACAGGATGAAATAGCGAGGAATGCGATAAAGCACGCATTGAAGGCACTGCGGAAGCGGCATTTGCTTGAAGAAGGTGCTCATGCTCCGGCTTTTATTGCTCTGTCCAAGCCTATCCTTTCTCAG GGATCAGAATGGAAAGAGAAAGCGGAAAATCTAGAATTGGAGCTCCAGCAATGTTACAAAGCTCAATCTCGTTTATCCGAGCAACTTGTGGTGGAAGTGGCTGAGTCCAGATCTTCTAAGGCCTTACTTCAAGAGAAAGAAGCAGCAATATCTGATCTGCAAGAGAAGTTAACTCAAACAAG GGATGAATGCTATGAATTAAAGGCAGACTTAGAAGAAAAGTTTAAAGCTTTGGATTTGGTTCTAAGCGAGAACAAGGAAATTAGAGCACAACTAGAAGAGATTACTATTAAGGCGAAGAATGCTGAAGCTGAAAATAAGATGTTAGTTGATCGCTGGATGTTGGAAAAGATGAAGGATGCTGAACGGCTTAATGag gcAAATGCACTTTATGAAGAAATGGTTGAACGGCTTAAGGCAAGCGGTTTAGAAAAACTTGCCAGGCAGCAAGTGGATGGTGTGGTCCGTAGAAGTGAAGACGGTGCAGAGTACTTTATGGAATCATATGTTCCCTCTCAATGTAAACATAGGATCCATGCCCATGAGGGGGGATGTGCTTCCATATTGTTTGAGTATAATTCTGGCAAATTGATAACTGGTGGACAGGACCGGACCATCAAAACGTGGGATGCTAATACTGGCAATTTAAGTCGGACACTATACGGTTGCCTTGGTTCTGTTCTTGATCTTAGCATTACCCATGATAATAAATGGATCATTGCAGCTAGCAGTTCAAACAACTTATATGTCTGGGATGTCAACTCAGGGAGGGTTCATCATACATTGACAGGGCACAAGGATAAAGTCTGTGCTGTGGATGTAAGCAGAGTCTCAAGTCGCCATGTTGTGAGTGCAGCTTATGATCGTTCCATAAAAGTATGGGATTTGCAAAAAGGTTACTGCATCAACACAATCATATTTTACAGCCATTGCAATACCCTGTGCTTCAGTATGGATGGACGAACCATATGTTCTGGTCATGCTGATGGAAATCTTCGTCTGTGGGATATTCAAACAGGAAAGTTACTCAGTGAGGTAGCTGCACACTCATCTGCAGTTACATCCATCTCTTTGTCTCGAAATGGTAATGCAGTATTAACCAGTGGGAAGGACAACATacataatatatttgatatgcGGTCGTTGGAAGTATGTGCCACCCTAAGAGCCGCTGGAAACAGAGCATCGTCTAATTGGAGCCGGTCCTGTCTCAGTCCAGATGACAACTATGTTGCTGCCGGATCTGCGGATGGAACTGTATATATTTGGTCAATATCTAAAGCTGATATAGTGGGTACTCTCAAGGAGCACACTGCCTCTGTGCTGTGTTGTTCATGGAGTGGCCTTGGAAAACCTTTAGCTTCTGCTGACAAGAATGGAATCGTATGTACCTGGGCGTGA
- the LOC107418248 gene encoding autophagy-related protein 16 isoform X1: MPAIGLSQDEIARNAIKHALKALRKRHLLEEGAHAPAFIALSKPILSQGSEWKEKAENLELELQQCYKAQSRLSEQLVVEVAESRSSKALLQEKEAAISDLQEKLTQTRDECYELKADLEEKFKALDLVLSENKEIRAQLEEITIKAKNAEAENKMLVDRWMLEKMKDAERLNEANALYEEMVERLKASGLEKLARQQVDGVVRRSEDGAEYFMESYVPSQCKHRIHAHEGGCASILFEYNSGKLITGGQDRTIKTWDANTGNLSRTLYGCLGSVLDLSITHDNKWIIAASSSNNLYVWDVNSGRVHHTLTGHKDKVCAVDVSRVSSRHVVSAAYDRSIKVWDLQKGYCINTIIFYSHCNTLCFSMDGRTICSGHADGNLRLWDIQTGKLLSEVAAHSSAVTSISLSRNGNAVLTSGKDNIHNIFDMRSLEVCATLRAAGNRASSNWSRSCLSPDDNYVAAGSADGTVYIWSISKADIVGTLKEHTASVLCCSWSGLGKPLASADKNGIVCTWA; this comes from the exons ATGCCAGCAATTGGACT GTCACAGGATGAAATAGCGAGGAATGCGATAAAGCACGCATTGAAGGCACTGCGGAAGCGGCATTTGCTTGAAGAAGGTGCTCATGCTCCGGCTTTTATTGCTCTGTCCAAGCCTATCCTTTCTCAG GGATCAGAATGGAAAGAGAAAGCGGAAAATCTAGAATTGGAGCTCCAGCAATGTTACAAAGCTCAATCTCGTTTATCCGAGCAACTTGTGGTGGAAGTGGCTGAGTCCAGATCTTCTAAGGCCTTACTTCAAGAGAAAGAAGCAGCAATATCTGATCTGCAAGAGAAGTTAACTCAAACAAG GGATGAATGCTATGAATTAAAGGCAGACTTAGAAGAAAAGTTTAAAGCTTTGGATTTGGTTCTAAGCGAGAACAAGGAAATTAGAGCACAACTAGAAGAGATTACTATTAAGGCGAAGAATGCTGAAGCTGAAAATAAGATGTTAGTTGATCGCTGGATGTTGGAAAAGATGAAGGATGCTGAACGGCTTAATGag gcAAATGCACTTTATGAAGAAATGGTTGAACGGCTTAAGGCAAGCGGTTTAGAAAAACTTGCCAGGCAGCAAGTGGATGGTGTGGTCCGTAGAAGTGAAGACGGTGCAGAGTACTTTATGGAATCATATGTTCCCTCTCAATGTAAACATAGGATCCATGCCCATGAGGGGGGATGTGCTTCCATATTGTTTGAGTATAATTCTGGCAAATTGATAACTGGTGGACAGGACCGGACCATCAAAACGTGGGATGCTAATACTGGCAATTTAAGTCGGACACTATACGGTTGCCTTGGTTCTGTTCTTGATCTTAGCATTACCCATGATAATAAATGGATCATTGCAGCTAGCAGTTCAAACAACTTATATGTCTGGGATGTCAACTCAGGGAGGGTTCATCATACATTGACAGGGCACAAGGATAAAGTCTGTGCTGTGGATGTAAGCAGAGTCTCAAGTCGCCATGTTGTGAGTGCAGCTTATGATCGTTCCATAAAAGTATGGGATTTGCAAAAAGGTTACTGCATCAACACAATCATATTTTACAGCCATTGCAATACCCTGTGCTTCAGTATGGATGGACGAACCATATGTTCTGGTCATGCTGATGGAAATCTTCGTCTGTGGGATATTCAAACAGGAAAGTTACTCAGTGAGGTAGCTGCACACTCATCTGCAGTTACATCCATCTCTTTGTCTCGAAATGGTAATGCAGTATTAACCAGTGGGAAGGACAACATacataatatatttgatatgcGGTCGTTGGAAGTATGTGCCACCCTAAGAGCCGCTGGAAACAGAGCATCGTCTAATTGGAGCCGGTCCTGTCTCAGTCCAGATGACAACTATGTTGCTGCCGGATCTGCGGATGGAACTGTATATATTTGGTCAATATCTAAAGCTGATATAGTGGGTACTCTCAAGGAGCACACTGCCTCTGTGCTGTGTTGTTCATGGAGTGGCCTTGGAAAACCTTTAGCTTCTGCTGACAAGAATGGAATCGTATGTACCTGGGCGTGA
- the LOC107418261 gene encoding uncharacterized protein LOC107418261 encodes MGGVTSSMAAKFAFFPPNPPSYKVITDEATGLLLLDPFPHRENVDVLKLPTRRGNEIVAVYVRYPLATSTLLYSHGNAADIGQMYELFVELSLHLRVNLLGYDYSGYGQSTGKPSEQNTYADIEAAYKCLEETYGAKQEDIILYGQSVGSGPTVDLSARLPRLRAVVLHSPILSGLRVMYPVKRTYWFDIYKNIDKIPLVKCPVLVIHGTSDEVVDCSHGKQLWELCQEKYEPLWLKGGNHCDLELYPEYIRHLKKFILTVEKSPSRRFNSRKSTDRVEYSRRSTDCFEAPRKSTDRRDKPRKSIDRPDKLKTNEYKFNNMDKLDKFRISFDQMEKSRRSVEYHEKSRKSIDLQLEKARKSVDWLDRIRAG; translated from the exons ATGGGTGGGGTTACTTCATCCATGGCTGCGAAATTCGCTTTCTTTCCACCAAACCCACCTTCATACAAAGTGATTACTGACGAAGCCACTGGACTTTTGCTTCTTGACCCTTTTCCTCACCGTGAAAACGTCGACGTCTTGAAGCTTCCCACTCGCCGTGGTAATGAGATCGTGGCCGTTTATGTTCGTTACCCTCTGGCCACCTCTACTCTTCTTTATTCTCATGGTAACGCAGCCGACATTGGTCAAATGTATGAGCTTTTCGTCGAGTTGAGCCTCCATTTGCGTGTCAATCTGTTGGG GTATGATTACTCTGGCTATGGGCAGTCAACAGGGAAG CCAAGTGAGCAGAATACTTATGCTGATATTGAAGCTGCATATAAGTGCCTTGAAGAAACCTATGGTGCTAAGCAGGAAGATATAATCCTTTATGGTCAATCTGTTGGAAGTGGACCTACTGTGGATCTTTCTGCCCGGTTGCCTCGTCTAAGAGCTGTTGTTCTGCATAGTCCCATACTATCAGGTCTAAGAGTCATGTATCCTGTGAAGCGCACATACTGGTTTGACATATATAAG AACATTGATAAAATCCCTCTGGTAAAATGTCCTGTGCTGGTAATACAT GGAACATCTGATGAAGTTGTTGACTGCTCTCATGGAAAGCAACTTTGGGAACTGTGTCAAGAGAAATATGAACCTTTATGGCTCAAAGGTGGAAATCACTGTGATTTAGAACTCTATCCAGAATATATTAGGCATCTCAAGAAGTTCATACTTACTGTTGAAAAATCACCTTCAAGAAGGTTTAATTCAAGGAAGAGCACAGATCGCGTTGAATATTCACGACGAAGTACTGATTGTTTCGAGGCTCCAAGGAAGAGTACTGACCGGAGAGACAAACCAAGGAAAAGCATTGATAGGCCTGACAAGCTGAAAACAAACGAATACAAGTTTAACAACATGGACAAGTTAGATAAGTTTAGAATTTCTTTTGACCAGATGGAGAAGTCACGGCGAAGTGTGGAGTATCATGAGAAATCAAGAAAAAGCATCGACCTACAGCTAGAGAAAGCAAGGAAGAGTGTTGATTGGCTGGATAGAATTCGAGCTGGGTAA
- the LOC132800709 gene encoding disease resistance protein RGA2-like, protein MAEIILSSVAEGILGMLGSFAAEEIILLWGVKDELEQLEDTVSTIKGVLLDAEKKQNHNNQVKVWLQRLQEVVLDADDLVDDLSYEALRKSLLPGNNNMVKQMEQLQQILREKINGKRYLLILDDIWNEEQEKWDYLKSLLLSGAEGSKVIVTTRKEIVARITGTMKAYGLKAMDKEKSWALFTKIALKQGLESNISSNILEIGKHIVDKCCGIPLAIRTIGGVLRLKNPETEWSSFMEKELSKIPQKEDDIISTLKLSYDHLPSSLKQCFVYYSLFPKDYEVDV, encoded by the exons ATGGCAGAAATTATCCTCTCCAGCGTTGCTGAAGGGATTCTTGGAATGTTGGGTTCTTTTGCTGCTGAAGAGATCATATTACTGTGGGGTGTAAAGGATGAGCTTGAACAACTTGAGGACACTGTTTCAACAATCAAAGGTGTACTCCTCGATGCCGAGAAGAAGCAGAACCATAACAATCAAGTCAAGGTTTGGCTTCAGAGGCTTCAAGAAGTTGTTCTTGATGCTGATGACTTGGTGGATGACTTATCTTATGAAGCTCTGAGAAAGAGTCTGTTGCCTGGAAACAACAACATGGTCAAGCAG ATGGAACAATTGCAGCAAATTCTTCgtgaaaaaataaatggaaaacgGTATCTTCTTATACTCGACGATATTTGGAACGAGGAGCAAGAGAAATGGGACTACTTGAAAAGCTTATTGTTAAGTGGTGCTGAAGGTAGTAAAGTAATAGTAACCACACGAAAGGAAATTGTTGCAAGGATTACAGGCACAATGAAGGCCTATGGCTTAAAAGCCATGGATAAAGAGAAATCTTGGGCACTATTTACGAAAATAGCTTTGAAGCAAGGACTAGAGTCGAATATCAGTTccaatattttagaaattggaAAGCATATCGTGGACAAGTGTTGCGGAATTCCTCTTGCAATAAGAACAATTGGAGGCGTATTACGTTTAAAAAATCCAGAAACGGAGTGGTCTTCATTTATGGAAAAAGAGCTTTCAAAGATACCTCAAAAGGAAGATGATATAATTTCAACGCTTAAATTGAGTTATGATCATCTTCCATCAAGCTTGAAACAGTGTTTTgtatattattctttatttcctAAAGATTATGAAGTTGATGTATAA
- the LOC132800710 gene encoding disease resistance protein RGA2-like, which translates to MAEAILFNIAERILGRLGSAGIEEIGLLWRVNDELQELEKTVSAIKAVLLDAEKQRFHNHQVRNWLERLEEVVYEADDLVDDFSTEALRRRLMHGNKISKQVRTFFSSSNQLGFRSKVGHKIKQVRKKLADIAADRIHLNLEERYEVSSHVVARMRDHTHSFVHDEEVIGRGDDRMAILRLLDAKTEENVSVIPIVGAGGLGKTTVAQLVFNDKNVQQHFEVRLWVCVSDVFDLRLLVEKITKFVVADKVNLEMEQLQKHLREKLNGKRYLLVLDDVWNESREKWLGLKNLLPNDVKGSKIIVTTRSEIVARMVGTMQPYHLKVLDEENSWNLFKQMAFEKEQASKIDSNTMEIGRQIVKKCGGIGNKNNRKHVVW; encoded by the coding sequence ATGGCAGAAGCTATCCTATTCAACATTGCAGAAAGAATTCTTGGGAGGCTTGGCTCTGCTGGCATCGAAGAGATTGGATTGCTGTGGCGTGTAAATGATGAGCTTCAAGAACTTGAGAAGACTGTTTCAGCAATCAAAGCTGTACTCCTTGATGCCGAGAAGCAGAGGTTCCATAACCATCAAGTCAGAAATTGGCTGGAGAGGCTTGAAGAAGTGGTTTATGAAGCTGATGATTTGGTGGATGACTTCTCCACTGAAGCTCTAAGAAGAAGACTGATGCATGGAAACAAGATATCCAAGCAGGTACGCACTTTCTTCTCGTCCTCGAACCAACTTGGTTTTAGGAGCAAAGTGGGTCACAAAATAAAGCAAGTTAGGAAGAAACTAGCTGACATTGCAGCTGACAGAATTCATTTGAATTTGGAGGAGCGCTATGAGGTTTCGAGCCATGTTGTGGCCAGAATGAGAGATCATACTCATTCATTTGTACACGACGAAGAAGTTATTGGAAGAGGTGATGATAGAATGGCAATCCTACGACTTTTGGATGCCAAAACTGAAGAGAATGTGTCTGTCATTCCCATAGTTGGTGCTGGAGGGTTAGGAAAAACCACGGTTGCTCAGCTTGTTTTTAATGATAAGAATGTGCAACAACATTTTGAAGTGAGACTGTGGGTTTGTGTTTCTGACGTCTTTGACTTGAGATTACTTGTTGAGAAAATTACCAAGTTCGTAGTAGCAGATAAGGTAAACCTTGAGATGGAACAATTGCAAAAACATCTTCGAGAAAAATTAAATGGGAAGCGTTATCTTCTTGTACTCGATGATGTTTGGAATGAAAGCCGCGAGAAATGGCTTGGCTTGAAGAACTTGTTGCCAAATGATGTTAAAGGGAGTAAAATCATTGTAACCACTCGAAGTGAAATAGTTGCAAGGATGGTCGGGACAATGCAACCATATCACTTAAAAGTTCTAGATGAAGAAAATTCTTGGAATCTGTTTAAGCAAATGGCTTTTGAGAAAGAACAAGCGTCAAAGATTGATTCTAATACTATGGAAATTGGGAGGCAAATTGTAAAGAAGTGTGGAGGAATTGGCAATAAGAACAATAGGAAGCATGTTGTATGGTAA
- the LOC125422589 gene encoding putative disease resistance protein RGA4, translated as MEDILPTLKLSYDHLPSHLKHCFAYCRLFPKDYVMDVQTLTNLWVAQDFIKASEPNQCLEEAGYDCFKELLWRYFFQVVKKDEWGNIATCKMHDLMHDLAIFVAGTKCATLNGNDRNINKKTRHVSFDCNSNSHMFGEMLPSLIEAKKIRSAIIVCNDNFTHRGVIIGTFRTAQYSLCDAIGSNLKLLRTLNLQNLNMREVPKSIGKLKHLRYLDLSENWFEALPNSITKLHNLQTLKLNSCKQLGMLPKNINKLVNLRNLDINSCTGLKCMPHGLGQLTSLRILSKFVLCLDIDYGHKGGELDELETLNNLRGHLTIENLKHGEDAIQQSKAAKLKEKQYLQSLELSWCGIVDVHSIEAGHHELQVEGLQPHPNLKSLSLSSYNGIKFPSWVMSLTNLVRFVLVSCSKCQHLPPLHQLPSLKQLRLERLHSLEFISNNSAGGDMSCSSSTPAPLFFPSLEVLMLNDLPNLKGWWKDGDPFDILPTFPYSLSMIAIWKCPKLTCMPLFPYVSKSINLQNSSWKPFQQTILSGAGPLPTSATNIIEPSSSAAAISLSSFSSLSQLTTLISSWIPFQLTIFSGATTLPTSATHTEASWPSTSSLSFTPLSQLTSLIIINIEDLKFLPDYLKSLTSLKTLHISHCEELKSLSPGIQNLTSLQDLEIESCEKLNMSDGAEANTMWEPLQSLLFLKLKGLPKLVDLPEGLQHLTSLQLLEIDRCSNLVSLRGWIKRLKSLRGLQISQCPKMASLPEEIKSLSSLQTLWILGCSTLGPRCLRDTGEDWPKIAQIPQLKVADCIY; from the coding sequence ATGGAAGATATTTTGCCAACACTTAAGTTGAGTTATGATCATCTTCCGTCGCATTTGAAACATTGTTTTGCATATTGTAGATTATTTCCTAAAGATTATGTGATGGACGTGCAAACATTAACAAATTTATGGGTGGCACAAGATTTTATCAAGGCCTCAGAGCCAAATCAATGTCTAGAAGAGGCGGGTTATGACTGTTTTAAGGAATTACTTTGGAGATATTTCTTTCaagttgttaaaaaagatgaatGGGGCAACATAGCAACATGCAAAATGCATGATCTCATGCATGACCTAGCAATATTTGTGGCTGGAACAAAGTGTGCCACATTAAATGGAAATGATAGAAACATTAACAAAAAGACTCGTCATGTTTCATTCGACTGCAACTCGAATTCACATATGTTTGGAGAAATGCTACCTTCACTAATTGAAGCTAAAAAGATTCGGTCGGCGATTATAGTCTGCAATGACAATTTCACTCACCGGGGAGTTATAATAGGAACATTTCGAACGGCTCAATATTCACTTTGTGATGCAATTGGCTCAAATTTGAAGCTGCTTCGCACTTtaaatttgcaaaatttgaaTATGAGAGAAGTGCCTAAATCCATTGGAAAGTTGAAGCATTTGAGATATCTTGATCTTTCTGAAAACTGGTTTGAGGCACTACCGAATAGTATCACCAAATTGCATAATTTGCAAACACTGAAGCTCAACTCTTGCAAACAGCTTGGAATGTTGCctaaaaacattaataaactaGTCAACCTCCGGAATCTTGATATTAACAGTTGCACTGGATTGAAATGTATGCCACATGGGTTAGGTCAATTGACGAGTCTGCGGATATTATCAAAGTTTGTATTGTGTTTGGATATTGACTATGGCCATAAAGGTGGTGAGCTTGATGAATTAGAGACTCTAAACAATTTGAGAGGGCATTtgacaattgaaaatttgaaacatGGGGAAGATGCTATCCAACAATCCAAGGCTGCAAAgctgaaagaaaaacaatatctTCAATCCTTAGAACTGTCATGGTGTGGTATTGTGGATGTTCATTCAATTGAGGCAGGGCATCATGAACTGCAAGTGGAAGGTCTCCAACCACATCCAAATCTTAAATCATTGTCTTTGAGTAGCTACAACGGCATCAAGTTCCCAAGTTGGGTTATGTCACTAACAAATCTGGTCAGATTTGTGTTAGTTTCATGCTCTAAGTGCCAACATCTACCTCCCCTGCATCAACTTCCTTCTCTTAAGCAATTGAGACTAGAAAGGTTGCACAGTCTTGAGTTTATTTCAAACAACAGTGCAGGTGGTGACATGTCATGCTCCTCATCAACACCAGCACCGCTATTCTTTCCATCCCTAGAGGTTCTGATGTTGAATGACTTGCCTAATTTAAAGGGATGGTGGAAGGATGGTGATCCTTTTGACATATTGCCCACATTTCCTTATAGTCTTTCCATGATAGCTATATGGAAATGTCCAAAGTTGACATGCATGCCACTTTTCCCATATGTAAGCAAATCCATAAACTTGCAGAATAGCAGTTGGAAACCATTCCAACAGACAATCCTCAGTGGTGCAGGACCATTACCGACTTCAGCAACAAATATTATTGAACCCTCATCATCAGCAGCAGCAATTTCGTTGTCGTCCTTCTCTTCTCTGTCCCAATTGACGACTTTGATTAGTAGTTGGATACCATTCCAACTGACAATCTTCAGTGGTGCAACAACATTACCAACTTCAGCAACACATACAGAAGCGTCATGGCCATCAACTTCTTCGTTGTCATTCACTCCTCTCTCCCAATTGACAAGTCTTATTATCATTAACATTGAGGATCTAAAATTCTTACCAGATTACCTGAAAAGCCTCACATCCCTCAAGACTTTGCATATTTCTCACTGTGAAGAATTGAAGTCTCTATCTCCAGGTATTCAAAATCTCACCTCACTTCAGGATCTAGAGATTGAATCATGCGAGAAGCTCAACATGTCCGATGGTGCCGAGGCAAACACTATGTGGGAACCTCTTCAAAGCCTCCTGTTTCTGAAATTGAAGGGGCTTCCAAAACTGGTGGATCTCCCGGAGGGCCTTCAACACCTTACCAGCCTGCAGTTATTGGAGATTGATCGGTGTAGCAATTTAGTATCTCTTCGTGGGTGGATCAAGAGGTTAAAATCACTTAGAGGCCTCCAAATATCCCAGTGTCCGAAAATGGCCTCACTGCCTGAAGAAATAAAAAGTCTGAGCTCTCTACAGACACTATGGATTCTAGGATGTAGTACCTTAGGACCAAGGTGTCTAAGGGATACAGGTGAGGATTGGCCTAAGATTGCACAGATCCCACAGTTGAAAGTTGCAGATTGTATCTACTAG